AGGCAGGCGATCGCATCGAAGTGGAGATCGAAAATATCGGTCATCTCAGCAATGTGATTATGGATGCGCCAGCTCACGTGCTGACGGCGACGCACTGAGGCGCAGGCAAGACTATGCAACCACGACCTTCCATCGACTTCCGCATTGCGGAAGTCAGCAGTAACGCCCGACGGCGCGAAAACATCCGTGCGCTGCTGGCGGATAGCGGATTAGGCATGGATAGCGATATCACCACCTTCGTTGAAGCCTGGGCGGACGATCGGCTGGTGGGCTGTGCCGGCCTCGCCGCTAACGTCATCAAATGTGTCGCTATTGATGAGCAATGGCGCGGTGAAAATCTCAGCGCACTGTTGCTGGCAGAAGTGGAGCATCTGGCGCTGGCACGCGGGCATTTTCATCTGTTTCTGTGTACGCGCCCCTGCAACCGGGAACGGTTTCAGCACAACGGCTTCTGGCCGGTGGTACAAAGCGGCGAGAACGCCATCCTGATGGAGAACACGCCTTCAGGCATTCAGCGCTACTGCCGTACCTTGCAGGCCAGCCGTGTCGCCGGGCAGCATATTGGCGCGATTGTCATGAACGCCAATCCCTTTACGCTGGGACATCGTTATCTGGTGGAACAGGCAGCCGCGCGCTGCGACTGGCTGCATGTGTTTGTGGTACGCGAAGACGCCTCGTTCTTTCCCTTTAGTGCACGTTTGCACATGGTGCAGGCCGGCGTTGCCCATCTGCCCAATATCACCGTGCATCAGGGATCGCAGTACATCATCTCCCGCGCCACCTTTCCGGCCTATTTCCT
The window above is part of the Pantoea cypripedii genome. Proteins encoded here:
- the citC gene encoding [citrate (pro-3S)-lyase] ligase translates to MQPRPSIDFRIAEVSSNARRRENIRALLADSGLGMDSDITTFVEAWADDRLVGCAGLAANVIKCVAIDEQWRGENLSALLLAEVEHLALARGHFHLFLCTRPCNRERFQHNGFWPVVQSGENAILMENTPSGIQRYCRTLQASRVAGQHIGAIVMNANPFTLGHRYLVEQAAARCDWLHVFVVREDASFFPFSARLHMVQAGVAHLPNITVHQGSQYIISRATFPAYFLKETGKVQQAWSEIDLLLFRNHIAPALGITQRFIGSEPFCEITRQYNHTMHQLLADAVEVVEIPRIKTTGNAISASEVRRLLKTHQFSRIREMVPDTTFAHLTSHYSAEVA